Proteins co-encoded in one Dasypus novemcinctus isolate mDasNov1 chromosome 6, mDasNov1.1.hap2, whole genome shotgun sequence genomic window:
- the HNRNPF gene encoding heterogeneous nuclear ribonucleoprotein F, whose product MMLGPEGGEGFVVKLRGLPWSCSIEDVQNFLSECKIRDGVAGVHFIYTREGRQSGEAFVELESEEDVKMALKKDRESMGHRYIEVFKSHRTEMDWVLKHSGPNSADTANDGFVRLRGLPFGCTKEEIVQFFSGLEIMPNGITLPVDPEGKITGEAFVQFASQELAEKALGKHKERIGHRYIEVFKSSQEEVRSYSDLPLKFMSAQRPGPYDRPGTARRYMGIVKQAGLDRMRPGAYSAGYGGYEEYSGLSDSYGFTTDLFGRDLTYCLSGMYDHRYGDGEFAVQSTTGHCVHMRGLPYKATENDIYNFFSPLTPVRVHIEIGPDGRVTGEADVEFATHEEAVAAMAKDRANMQHRYIELFLNSTTGASNGAYGSQMMQGVGLSTQSTYSGLESPSVSGCYGSGYGGQNSMGGYD is encoded by the coding sequence ATGATGCTGGGTCCCGAGGGAGGTGAAGGATTCGTGGTCAAGCTCCGTGGCTTGCCCTGGTCTTGCTCTATTGAGGATGTGCAGAATTTCCTCTCCGAATGCAAAATTCGTGATGGGGTCGCTGGTGTTCACTTCATCTACACCAGAGAAGGCAGGCAGAGTGGTGAGGCTTTTGTGGAACTTGAATCAGAAGAAGATGTAAAAATGGCCCtgaaaaaagacagagagagcatGGGCCACAGGTATATTGAGGTATTCAAGTCCCACCGAACGGAAATGGATTGGGTGCTGAAGCACAGCGGTCCAAACAGCGCCGACACCGCCAACGATGGCTTTGTGCGGCTTCGGGGACTCCCCTTCGGATGCACAAAGGAAGAGATCGTCCAGTTCTTCTCAGGATTGGAAATCATGCCCAATGGGATCACACTGCCTGTAGACCCCGAGGGCAAGATCACAGGGGAGGCTTTCGTGCAGTTTGCCTCGCAGGAGTTGGCTGAGAAGGCTCTCGGGAAGCACAAGGAGAGAATAGGGCACCGGTATATCGAGGTGTTCAAGAGCAGCCAGGAGGAGGTGAGGTCCTATTCGGATCTGCCTCTGAAGTTCATGTCTGCACAGCGGCCTGGGCCCTATGACCGGCCCGGCACTGCCAGGAGGTACATGGGCATTGTCAAGCAGGCAGGCCTCGATAGAATGCGGCCTGGGGCCTACAGTGCCGGCTACGGGGGCTACGAGGAGTACAGCGGTCTCAGCGACAGCTACGGCTTCACCACCGACCTGTTTGGGCGAGACCTCACCTACTGCCTGTCGGGAATGTATGACCACAGGTACGGGGATGGCGAATTTGCTGTCCAGAGCACCACTGGGCACTGCGTCCACATGAGGGGGCTGCCCTACAAGGCCACCGAGAACGACATTTACAACTTCTTCTCTCCGCTCACCCCTGTGAGAGTGCACATCGAGATTGGCCCAGATGGCAGAGTGACCGGTGAAGCCGACGTTGAGTTTGCCACCCATGAAGAGGCTGTGGCGGCGATGGCAAAAGACAGAGCCAACATGCAGCACAGATACATAGAACTCTTCTTGAATTCCACCACCGGGGCCAGCAACGGCGCTTATGGCAGCCAGATGATGCAGGGCGTGGGGCTGTCCACCCAGTCCACCTACAGCGGCCTCGAGAGCCCGTCGGTGAGCGGCTGCTACGGGAGCGGCTACGGCGGCCAGAACAGCATGGGCGGGTACGACTAG